From the genome of Fimbriimonadaceae bacterium, one region includes:
- the mnhG gene encoding monovalent cation/H(+) antiporter subunit G, which translates to MIREAVTVGLVCIGAFFALLAVVGVLKHPDLFTRMQATTKASTLGIGCLMMASAVYFWDLGVAVKCLLVVVFFFITQPIAAHMLARAAYISDVPLADSTAVDELKGHYDPVTHELLSEQYFEPTAPSDEPKLDSEDDTDDKAEGW; encoded by the coding sequence ATGATTCGGGAAGCTGTAACTGTAGGGCTAGTTTGCATAGGAGCGTTCTTTGCGCTGCTCGCCGTTGTCGGTGTGCTAAAGCACCCCGATCTCTTCACACGAATGCAGGCCACAACCAAAGCCTCGACGCTCGGGATCGGCTGCCTGATGATGGCTTCAGCTGTGTATTTTTGGGATCTTGGCGTTGCGGTGAAGTGCCTTCTTGTCGTCGTTTTCTTCTTTATCACCCAGCCCATCGCCGCCCACATGCTCGCCCGAGCCGCCTACATCTCCGATGTTCCCCTCGCCGACAGCACCGCCGTCGATGAGCTAAAGGGGCATTATGACCCTGTCACCCACGAGCTACTTTCAGAGCAGTATTTTGAACCTACCGCACCGTCCGATGAGCCCAAACTAGACAGCGAGGACGATACCGACGACAAGGCCGAGGGGTGGTAA
- a CDS encoding prepilin-type N-terminal cleavage/methylation domain-containing protein, with product MKKNGFTLIELLVVIAIIAILAAILFPVFASAKLAAKKTADMSNVRQIGMAIQMYANDNDDLSLYKDETIDYEWYLPLYTYVKNPTIFRTPAYKALPSEPPTDYLINGVMAHSASLTQFSDPSGQIIIALRRQEVEDTDYHPWPGDYTSWDDPNAYEFDEGSGVENWFDKRIFHDAFSKGSNFAFIDGHAKFLRWELTYNNRPYPGMHNVDRIVGIRE from the coding sequence ATGAAGAAAAACGGATTTACCCTTATCGAACTCCTTGTCGTCATCGCGATCATCGCCATTCTTGCCGCGATTCTCTTCCCGGTTTTTGCTTCGGCAAAGCTCGCCGCCAAGAAAACAGCTGACATGAGCAACGTCCGCCAGATCGGTATGGCGATCCAGATGTACGCCAATGACAACGACGACCTCTCCCTCTACAAGGACGAGACCATCGACTACGAGTGGTATTTGCCTCTCTACACCTATGTAAAGAATCCGACGATTTTCCGCACTCCCGCCTATAAAGCCCTGCCTTCGGAGCCGCCAACCGACTACCTCATCAATGGCGTGATGGCCCACAGTGCGAGCCTCACCCAATTCAGCGACCCTTCTGGGCAGATCATCATCGCCCTGCGAAGGCAAGAGGTTGAAGACACGGACTACCATCCTTGGCCCGGCGATTACACAAGCTGGGACGACCCGAACGCCTACGAATTCGATGAAGGAAGCGGAGTTGAAAACTGGTTCGACAAACGAATCTTCCACGATGCGTTCAGCAAAGGTTCAAACTTCGCCTTCATCGACGGCCACGCGAAATTCCTCCGATGGGAGCTCACTTACAATAACCGCCCCTATCCAGGCATGCACAACGTAGACCGGATCGTTGGAATTCGGGAGTAG
- a CDS encoding Na+/H+ antiporter subunit B: MLPILLMFSLFLLWRGHNAPGGGFSGGLVAAAALTLHLLAFGIPATKKLLRVSPRTMIASGLLIAALSGVAPMFVGKPFMTGLWVDVNGTHLGTPMLFDLGVYVLVIGMALKIIVTISEEDR; encoded by the coding sequence ATGCTTCCCATCCTCCTGATGTTCTCGCTGTTCCTGTTATGGCGTGGACACAACGCCCCGGGCGGGGGGTTCTCAGGTGGTCTCGTTGCCGCAGCTGCGCTCACACTTCACCTGTTGGCGTTTGGCATCCCCGCGACCAAAAAGCTGCTGCGCGTCTCGCCGCGAACGATGATCGCATCCGGGCTGCTCATCGCCGCGCTCAGCGGGGTAGCCCCTATGTTTGTGGGCAAGCCGTTCATGACCGGTCTTTGGGTCGATGTAAACGGCACGCACTTGGGCACACCCATGCTTTTTGATCTTGGAGTTTATGTGTTGGTGATCGGGATGGCGCTAAAGATCATCGTGACGATTTCGGAGGAAGACAGATGA
- a CDS encoding Na+/H+ antiporter subunit C, producing MTIVLAVVVGILFACGLYLMMRRTLVKLLLGLALIGNAANLMIFVSAGLTRGAPPLIGAGETAPPKTYADPLAQALILTAIVIGFGVLAFTLALVRRTYQVTKTDDLNELTTTDR from the coding sequence ATGACGATAGTACTTGCGGTTGTAGTGGGAATTCTGTTTGCGTGTGGACTCTATCTGATGATGCGCCGCACGCTTGTCAAACTCTTGCTAGGCCTTGCCCTGATAGGCAATGCCGCCAATCTGATGATCTTCGTTTCGGCTGGCCTTACCCGAGGCGCACCACCTCTCATCGGCGCGGGTGAGACCGCTCCTCCCAAAACGTACGCCGATCCACTTGCCCAAGCGCTCATCCTCACCGCGATCGTGATCGGATTCGGGGTGCTCGCCTTCACCCTCGCGCTTGTAAGACGTACTTACCAGGTCACCAAGACCGACGACTTGAACGAACTGACAACAACGGATAGATAA
- a CDS encoding DUF4040 domain-containing protein yields the protein MSLLSALLAITFLGAGFVPLLYRCVPKLAAWLSPIPALFVFVAFCAQFKTKPAGTFLMESNSWVPEIGLSWSLGLDSFRLLFALLITGIGFLVLLYGGHYCSGRAYGPRMLTFLYLFMGSMLGLVLSQNLLLVVIFWELTSLTSFFLIGLRFEDFYAVKSAQRALLTTGFGGLFLLAGMIGLGQSFGTYEFPQIMAMGHANPIPGWAIVSILIGCLTKSAQFPFHAWLPGAMVAPTPVSAYLHSATMVKAGVFLLAVLSPILGNTFYWSPILIGAGTATVFISTGALLKHDFKQAMAFSTVGVLGLMVMLIGIGTPQAMYALSALIVTHALYKATLFLSSGTIDRQMRTRDMTSLAETGVALPWTRFAVGVACLSMGGVPLFLGFATKEYIYKTWLSSPVAWWSAIGFLSSGVLTAAIAWRTFSSVVLPKSTQRAELKPEIRPMQLPILVLAIAGLVAGIAVPLVVRILPAATDAAVPELKWWYGFDVVLAISLSSIAVGAVVAKLIKPHVSTQEDREFLDSVFFGIHRVSRNMVRVLQTGHLRRYIQLTLISVLVLVGIGIWRVGGLRFNAGDVEIQAHELIVTLAIVAGAIGAVVASNRLRAIVSLGVVGFGIAAVYIMFGAPDLAMTQIFVEILTVILFVLIFYHMPKFSRLSSLLGRRFDAVLACGVGAMMTVLTIVAANQEHKESIANWHAENALVQGQGRNVVNVMLVDFRGLDTMGEITVLGIAAIGVYAILKLKPRKKEESS from the coding sequence ATGAGCCTTCTGAGCGCACTGTTAGCCATCACTTTTCTAGGAGCGGGGTTCGTTCCTTTGCTCTATCGCTGTGTGCCAAAGCTGGCTGCCTGGCTATCCCCAATCCCGGCGCTTTTCGTCTTCGTTGCCTTCTGCGCCCAATTCAAAACCAAACCCGCGGGAACCTTCCTCATGGAGTCCAATTCATGGGTCCCCGAGATTGGACTGAGCTGGAGCCTTGGCCTCGATAGTTTTCGTCTTCTCTTCGCTCTCCTCATCACAGGCATAGGTTTCCTCGTCCTTCTCTACGGGGGGCATTACTGCTCCGGTCGCGCATACGGGCCAAGGATGCTGACCTTCCTGTACTTGTTCATGGGCTCCATGCTAGGGCTCGTGCTAAGCCAAAACCTCCTGCTTGTCGTCATCTTTTGGGAGCTGACAAGTCTAACCTCTTTCTTCCTGATCGGCTTAAGATTTGAAGACTTCTACGCCGTCAAGTCAGCTCAGCGAGCCCTGCTCACGACCGGTTTTGGTGGTCTGTTCCTCCTCGCCGGAATGATCGGCCTTGGACAGAGTTTTGGAACCTACGAGTTCCCCCAAATCATGGCGATGGGCCACGCAAACCCCATCCCTGGCTGGGCGATTGTCTCGATCCTGATAGGATGTCTCACCAAGTCGGCTCAGTTTCCATTCCACGCCTGGCTTCCAGGCGCAATGGTCGCTCCCACTCCAGTCAGCGCCTACTTACACTCGGCAACTATGGTCAAGGCCGGTGTCTTCCTGCTCGCCGTCCTCAGTCCTATTTTGGGCAACACGTTTTACTGGAGCCCGATCTTGATCGGCGCTGGCACGGCAACGGTATTCATCTCCACGGGTGCGCTGCTCAAGCACGACTTCAAGCAAGCGATGGCCTTCTCCACGGTCGGCGTTCTCGGCCTGATGGTCATGCTCATCGGCATCGGCACACCGCAGGCAATGTACGCCCTTTCAGCGCTCATCGTTACCCACGCGCTCTACAAGGCCACGCTCTTTCTCAGCTCCGGCACGATTGACCGCCAAATGCGAACTCGAGACATGACTTCGCTCGCCGAAACTGGCGTCGCTTTGCCGTGGACTAGGTTTGCCGTTGGCGTAGCGTGTCTCTCAATGGGGGGCGTTCCTCTTTTCCTTGGCTTTGCCACCAAGGAATATATCTACAAGACCTGGCTATCCTCGCCGGTCGCATGGTGGTCCGCCATAGGCTTCCTCTCATCGGGGGTTCTCACCGCCGCAATCGCTTGGCGAACGTTCTCATCCGTAGTTCTTCCCAAGTCCACGCAACGCGCCGAACTCAAGCCAGAGATTCGCCCGATGCAGTTGCCGATCCTCGTGCTTGCGATCGCCGGGCTCGTCGCCGGAATTGCGGTGCCGCTAGTCGTCCGCATCCTTCCTGCCGCAACCGATGCAGCGGTGCCCGAGCTGAAGTGGTGGTATGGCTTCGACGTTGTCTTGGCGATTAGCCTTAGCTCGATCGCCGTGGGCGCTGTGGTTGCAAAGCTTATCAAACCTCATGTGTCAACTCAGGAGGACCGTGAGTTTCTGGACAGCGTCTTCTTCGGCATTCATCGTGTGTCGAGAAACATGGTGCGCGTGCTGCAAACCGGCCACCTCCGACGTTACATCCAGCTCACGCTGATCTCGGTTCTGGTGCTCGTCGGCATCGGTATCTGGCGGGTCGGGGGATTGCGATTTAATGCCGGTGATGTCGAGATACAGGCGCACGAACTGATCGTCACTTTGGCAATCGTCGCCGGAGCTATCGGAGCGGTCGTCGCCTCCAACCGCCTGCGAGCCATCGTCTCCCTTGGTGTCGTTGGGTTCGGAATCGCCGCCGTCTATATCATGTTCGGCGCACCTGACCTTGCCATGACCCAGATCTTCGTTGAGATTCTCACGGTCATTCTCTTCGTCTTAATCTTCTATCACATGCCCAAGTTCAGCCGACTGAGCAGCCTGCTCGGGCGGCGCTTCGATGCCGTCCTCGCTTGCGGAGTGGGGGCGATGATGACCGTTCTCACGATAGTCGCTGCCAACCAAGAGCACAAGGAAAGCATCGCCAACTGGCACGCCGAAAACGCGCTCGTCCAAGGCCAGGGCCGCAACGTCGTGAACGTCATGCTGGTCGACTTCCGAGGTTTGGATACGATGGGCGAGATCACCGTTCTTGGCATCGCTGCAATCGGTGTCTACGCCATCCTCAAGCTCAAACCCCGAAAGAAGGAGGAGTCGTCATAG
- a CDS encoding Na+/H+ antiporter subunit E — MIIWSLILGGLWVCLNGSFTLGSWLMGSLVGWAVLRMSFPKGMEPESRQLIYLSKLPAFILFFLRELVLANLVMAADLLSNSRRLRPGVIAIPLDVKTDAQIELLATLITLTPGTLSLDVASDRSKLYVHAMFLPEQDIDRMRQLIKEGFESRILALFR, encoded by the coding sequence ATGATCATCTGGAGCTTGATCTTAGGTGGACTCTGGGTTTGCCTGAACGGCAGCTTCACGCTGGGAAGCTGGCTAATGGGCTCTCTCGTCGGCTGGGCCGTTCTGCGGATGAGTTTCCCAAAAGGGATGGAGCCAGAATCGCGGCAGCTCATCTACTTGTCAAAGCTTCCCGCATTCATCCTGTTCTTCCTAAGGGAGCTTGTCTTGGCAAACCTCGTCATGGCCGCCGACCTGCTCTCCAACTCCCGCCGACTCCGACCCGGTGTCATCGCCATCCCGTTGGATGTCAAAACCGACGCCCAGATCGAGCTGCTTGCCACGCTGATCACGCTCACCCCAGGCACACTCAGCCTCGATGTTGCCTCCGACCGGAGCAAGCTCTACGTCCACGCGATGTTCCTCCCCGAGCAGGATATCGACAGGATGCGTCAATTGATTAAGGAGGGCTTTGAGTCGCGAATTCTCGCGCTCTTCCGCTAA
- a CDS encoding helix-turn-helix transcriptional regulator, with product MSQKLGLGEYFGESIRRRQSLEFTITENHFTGAMHIPQHEHVLSHITCLISGQFIETYPGKVLTCVPGSLLIVPAGQAHSDEIGPEGAHTLSVEFSPDFHKRLGGAVEVLEMATVLNDPTTCRLIERIYAEFRTSDPASLLALASLTLSLLTHAERTLRKEYQAEPEWMRRIMGLLHDSPEQTFSLSKIAAEVGVHEAHLARTFRKIHGCSVGEYARWLKLEEAKKRLGATDALIAEIAVDLGFYDQAHFSREFVKAYGIAPSKYRRLMK from the coding sequence GTGAGTCAAAAGCTGGGATTGGGCGAATACTTCGGCGAATCGATACGCCGGCGACAATCGCTTGAATTCACGATCACGGAAAACCACTTCACCGGGGCGATGCACATCCCCCAACATGAGCATGTGCTTTCGCACATCACCTGCCTCATCAGCGGGCAGTTTATCGAGACTTATCCGGGCAAGGTGCTGACCTGCGTTCCTGGTTCATTACTCATCGTTCCGGCAGGACAGGCCCATTCCGACGAGATCGGTCCGGAAGGTGCGCATACGCTGAGTGTCGAATTCTCTCCTGACTTTCATAAGCGGCTAGGTGGCGCGGTGGAGGTTTTAGAGATGGCCACCGTCTTGAACGACCCGACCACCTGCCGCCTTATTGAGCGCATCTATGCCGAGTTTCGAACTTCCGATCCGGCATCCCTGCTGGCGCTGGCCTCGCTAACGCTTAGTCTTCTCACCCATGCCGAACGCACCTTACGCAAGGAGTATCAGGCCGAACCGGAATGGATGCGCCGAATCATGGGCCTGCTTCATGACAGCCCCGAACAGACGTTTTCTTTGAGCAAGATCGCTGCGGAGGTTGGGGTCCATGAGGCGCACCTTGCCCGGACCTTCCGCAAGATTCACGGTTGTTCGGTGGGGGAATATGCACGGTGGCTCAAGCTTGAAGAGGCAAAGAAGAGGCTTGGGGCGACCGATGCGCTCATTGCCGAGATTGCCGTGGACCTTGGCTTCTATGACCAAGCGCACTTCTCTCGTGAATTCGTCAAGGCTTACGGGATCGCCCCGTCGAAGTACCGGCGATTGATGAAATAA
- a CDS encoding tyrosine--tRNA ligase: MTIDEQLAILRRATIEIISEAELIDKLKSGRPLRIKLGVDPTARDVTLGWAVVLRKLRDFQRLGHQAVLVIGDFTAMIGDPSGKSKTRKQLTPEEVAQNVEAVKKQFGKILDIDKTEIRPNSEWLGKMNFEDVLRLCAKTTIARIMERDDFSKRWEAHQAIGMHELMYPLLQGTDSVALEADVELGGNDQKFNNLMGRQLQEANGQAPQVVVLSPLLVGTDGKEKMSQSLGNYVSIIDTPNDMFGKTMSIPDELIENWFELCTDVPMPEVKELLAPGKNPRDAKVRLAKEIVALYHSTEAADEAENYFIETFSKRQQPVEAEEAAIPQELIVEGLVPLANLIGALEMAKSNGAARDLIKAGAVALDGEKVSDPFIKLAPNDLKGKVLKVGKHQFRKLV, encoded by the coding sequence ATGACCATCGACGAACAGTTGGCGATCCTGCGCAGAGCGACGATTGAAATCATCTCCGAAGCCGAGCTCATCGACAAGCTCAAAAGCGGACGCCCCCTGCGTATCAAGCTAGGCGTCGATCCCACCGCTCGTGACGTCACGCTCGGTTGGGCTGTTGTCCTTCGCAAACTCCGCGATTTTCAAAGGCTAGGTCATCAAGCCGTTCTTGTGATTGGCGACTTCACCGCCATGATCGGCGATCCCAGCGGCAAAAGCAAAACCCGCAAACAGCTCACGCCCGAAGAGGTCGCCCAAAACGTTGAGGCCGTCAAGAAGCAGTTTGGAAAGATTCTCGACATCGACAAGACCGAGATCCGCCCCAACAGCGAATGGCTTGGCAAAATGAACTTCGAAGACGTGCTGCGGCTGTGCGCGAAGACAACCATCGCCCGCATCATGGAGCGCGACGATTTCAGCAAGCGTTGGGAAGCGCATCAGGCCATCGGCATGCACGAGCTGATGTATCCGCTCCTGCAAGGGACGGATTCGGTCGCGCTGGAAGCTGATGTCGAGCTCGGGGGGAACGACCAGAAGTTCAACAACCTCATGGGTCGGCAGCTCCAGGAAGCCAACGGACAGGCTCCCCAAGTCGTCGTTCTTTCGCCACTCTTGGTTGGCACGGACGGCAAAGAGAAAATGTCGCAGTCGCTCGGCAACTATGTGAGCATCATCGACACGCCGAACGACATGTTCGGCAAAACGATGTCGATCCCAGATGAGCTGATCGAGAACTGGTTTGAACTCTGCACCGACGTGCCGATGCCCGAGGTAAAGGAACTGCTTGCACCCGGCAAGAACCCACGCGATGCCAAGGTCCGACTGGCGAAAGAGATCGTCGCGCTTTACCATTCAACAGAAGCCGCCGACGAAGCCGAGAACTACTTCATCGAAACCTTCAGCAAGCGTCAGCAACCCGTGGAGGCTGAGGAGGCCGCCATCCCGCAAGAGCTGATCGTTGAGGGCCTCGTCCCATTGGCGAACCTGATCGGGGCGCTTGAAATGGCAAAGTCGAACGGCGCTGCCCGTGACCTTATCAAAGCCGGAGCCGTCGCCCTCGATGGCGAAAAGGTAAGCGACCCCTTCATCAAGCTCGCCCCAAACGACCTGAAAGGAAAGGTCTTAAAGGTCGGCAAGCACCAGTTCCGAAAGCTCGTCTAG
- a CDS encoding DUF3052 family protein: MSTVGYSGTPLPKKLGIKPEHVVTALNAPDGLAEWLDGLSPATYEPGQFCDIVLAFFFWKADMESAMAALGESIRPNGSIWICWPKKASKVPTDITEQDLRDLCLPMGLVDNKVCAVSEVWSGLRMVWRVELR; the protein is encoded by the coding sequence ATGTCCACCGTTGGCTACTCCGGCACTCCGCTCCCCAAGAAGCTCGGCATCAAGCCCGAGCATGTCGTGACGGCGCTGAATGCTCCCGATGGGTTGGCGGAGTGGCTGGATGGCTTGAGTCCTGCCACTTATGAGCCTGGGCAATTCTGTGACATCGTGCTCGCGTTCTTTTTTTGGAAGGCGGACATGGAATCTGCGATGGCCGCGTTAGGGGAATCCATCCGTCCAAACGGGTCGATCTGGATCTGCTGGCCGAAGAAGGCTTCCAAGGTGCCGACCGACATCACCGAACAAGACCTGCGCGACCTTTGCTTGCCGATGGGCTTGGTGGACAATAAGGTTTGCGCAGTTTCGGAGGTGTGGTCGGGGCTGAGGATGGTCTGGCGGGTTGAGCTGCGCTAA
- a CDS encoding P-II family nitrogen regulator, whose product MVRITCIIKPHRLEQVKSAIASLGVSGMNVADVRGCGNSPEKANWFGGEEILVALPLRSKVEVVVSDDMKESIIEAILEYARSGDSGDGKIFVEHVEDAIRIRTREQGDPAIE is encoded by the coding sequence ATGGTACGCATCACCTGCATCATCAAACCTCATCGCCTTGAGCAGGTGAAATCCGCCATCGCATCACTGGGAGTTTCGGGGATGAATGTTGCCGACGTTCGTGGTTGTGGCAACTCCCCCGAGAAGGCAAACTGGTTTGGCGGCGAAGAGATCCTCGTTGCCCTACCACTGCGCTCCAAGGTCGAAGTTGTCGTTTCCGACGACATGAAAGAGTCGATTATCGAAGCTATTCTCGAATATGCGCGGTCTGGAGACTCCGGTGACGGTAAAATCTTTGTCGAACACGTTGAAGACGCTATCCGAATACGAACGCGTGAACAGGGCGATCCCGCCATTGAGTGA
- a CDS encoding DegT/DnrJ/EryC1/StrS family aminotransferase, translating into MKVPFYDIKAQYDELQAPMDAAVHEVISTGAYVMGKYHNALEKELAEYHGCKHGIAVNSGTDALRIMMDAVGIGAGDEVITTAFTFVASVETIMQTGATPVFIDIDPATFQMDPNLIEAAITPHTKAILPIHLFGQLADIRRIKEIADKHNLILLEDAAQALGSHNNGEYAGQFGVAAGFSFYVTKNLGAAGDGGLIMTNDDAIAERSKSMRVHGMGRERYYYDHLGYTSRLAEVQAAVLHVKFTKFEEWNSRRLELAKTYFEILEGSSVVLPALLSGNNTTWHQFTIRSSRRDELQEFLKQREVGSMIYYPVPIHFHEPYAHLANGKGSLPITEQVSEECLSLPIHQHMSQDQVAFAATCIKEFAGSAVTA; encoded by the coding sequence TTGAAAGTACCGTTTTACGATATCAAAGCTCAGTACGACGAACTTCAAGCTCCGATGGACGCAGCCGTCCATGAGGTCATTTCGACCGGCGCTTACGTGATGGGGAAGTACCATAACGCGCTCGAAAAAGAGCTTGCCGAATACCACGGCTGCAAGCACGGAATCGCCGTCAACTCCGGTACGGACGCCCTCCGCATCATGATGGACGCAGTCGGGATTGGAGCGGGCGATGAAGTGATCACCACCGCTTTCACTTTCGTGGCGAGCGTCGAAACGATCATGCAAACGGGAGCCACGCCCGTGTTTATCGACATCGATCCCGCGACATTCCAGATGGACCCCAACCTCATCGAAGCCGCCATCACCCCGCACACCAAGGCCATTCTCCCGATTCACCTCTTTGGACAGCTTGCCGACATCCGCCGAATCAAGGAGATCGCCGACAAGCATAACTTGATCCTCCTCGAAGACGCCGCCCAGGCGCTGGGATCGCACAACAACGGGGAATACGCCGGACAATTTGGTGTCGCCGCTGGATTCAGTTTTTATGTGACGAAGAACCTTGGTGCAGCTGGCGACGGCGGTCTGATCATGACCAACGATGATGCCATCGCCGAGCGAAGCAAGTCGATGCGTGTGCACGGCATGGGTCGCGAACGCTACTACTACGATCACCTCGGATACACAAGCCGCCTCGCCGAGGTTCAGGCCGCCGTGCTCCACGTCAAGTTCACAAAGTTCGAGGAGTGGAATTCGCGCCGTCTCGAACTGGCCAAGACCTATTTCGAGATTCTTGAGGGCAGTTCGGTCGTGCTCCCGGCTCTCCTCTCCGGAAACAATACGACATGGCATCAGTTCACCATTCGATCATCCCGGCGTGATGAGCTTCAAGAGTTCTTAAAGCAGCGAGAAGTGGGTTCGATGATCTACTATCCTGTGCCTATTCACTTCCACGAACCGTACGCTCATCTCGCGAATGGCAAAGGTAGCCTCCCGATCACGGAGCAGGTTTCCGAGGAGTGCTTAAGCCTTCCGATCCATCAGCACATGTCTCAGGATCAAGTGGCCTTCGCCGCGACCTGCATCAAAGAGTTTGCGGGCAGCGCGGTCACAGCCTAA
- the eno gene encoding phosphopyruvate hydratase, with translation MPNIVDVVAREILDSRGNPTVEVDVILESGAWGRAAVPSGASTGQFEAVELRDEDKGRYDGKGVLQAVENVNDAIAVELIDMDATDQVAIDAVLLELDGTPNKAKLGANAILGVSLAVAKAASNYCRQPLYKYVGGVSAAVLPVPMMNILNGGKHADSNVDFQEFMVLPVKAESFAEALQKGTEVFHKLKKVLKGKGLNTGVGDEGGFAPNLESQELALDYIIEAIAQAGYKAGDDMWLGLDCAATEFFDEKTKKYVYKNGKQLSPAEQTDYIAGLTEKYPIISVEDGFSEEDWDGWKQITDRVGSKVQLVGDDLFVTNVERLKRGIDTGTANSILVKVNQIGSLTETLAAVDMAKRAGYTAVMSHRSGETEDVTIADLAVATNCGQIKTGAPNRTDRVAKYNQLLRIEEMLEGTAVYAGPGAFGKIAGRFK, from the coding sequence ATGCCCAACATTGTTGACGTCGTCGCTCGTGAGATTTTGGACAGCCGTGGAAACCCCACCGTTGAAGTGGATGTTATCCTCGAAAGTGGGGCTTGGGGCCGCGCTGCCGTGCCAAGCGGGGCCAGCACTGGGCAGTTCGAAGCCGTTGAGCTTCGGGACGAGGATAAAGGTCGTTATGATGGCAAGGGCGTACTCCAAGCGGTCGAAAACGTCAACGATGCAATCGCTGTTGAGCTGATCGATATGGATGCAACAGACCAAGTCGCAATCGATGCGGTTTTGCTTGAGCTTGACGGTACACCCAACAAGGCAAAGCTAGGCGCAAACGCGATTTTGGGTGTGTCTCTAGCCGTCGCCAAAGCCGCTTCCAACTATTGCCGACAGCCGCTCTATAAGTACGTTGGTGGCGTTAGCGCGGCGGTTCTGCCCGTGCCGATGATGAACATCCTCAATGGCGGCAAGCATGCCGACTCGAACGTGGATTTTCAGGAGTTTATGGTTCTACCGGTGAAGGCAGAGAGTTTTGCTGAGGCGCTTCAGAAGGGGACTGAGGTTTTCCACAAACTCAAGAAGGTATTGAAGGGCAAGGGGTTGAACACCGGCGTTGGCGATGAGGGCGGATTCGCGCCGAACCTGGAGTCACAGGAGTTGGCTCTCGACTATATCATTGAGGCGATTGCCCAAGCCGGATACAAAGCCGGGGACGACATGTGGCTTGGCTTGGACTGTGCCGCAACCGAATTCTTCGACGAGAAGACGAAGAAGTACGTTTACAAGAACGGCAAACAGCTTTCGCCCGCTGAGCAGACCGACTACATCGCTGGACTTACGGAGAAGTATCCGATCATCAGCGTCGAAGATGGCTTCTCGGAAGAGGATTGGGATGGCTGGAAGCAGATCACCGACCGTGTTGGATCGAAGGTTCAGCTTGTCGGCGACGACCTGTTTGTGACCAATGTCGAACGGTTGAAGCGCGGCATCGACACGGGCACGGCGAACTCCATCCTTGTGAAGGTGAACCAGATCGGATCGCTCACCGAAACTCTCGCGGCTGTTGATATGGCTAAGCGAGCGGGCTATACGGCTGTGATGAGCCACCGGTCGGGCGAGACGGAAGATGTAACGATTGCCGACCTTGCGGTGGCGACGAACTGCGGGCAGATCAAGACCGGCGCGCCGAACCGTACCGACCGCGTTGCCAAGTACAACCAACTCCTGCGCATCGAAGAGATGCTTGAAGGGACAGCGGTCTACGCGGGGCCAGGGGCTTTTGGGAAGATTGCTGGAAGGTTTAAGTAG